The Naumovozyma dairenensis CBS 421 chromosome 1, complete genome genome includes a region encoding these proteins:
- the NAT1 gene encoding peptide alpha-N-acetyltransferase complex A subunit NAT1 (similar to Saccharomyces cerevisiae NAT1 (YDL040C); ancestral locus Anc_3.153) — MSARRRGGKAKAASKLVAKKDTGQFIEALKLYENKEYKKSIKILDVILKKSSSNTDSLVLKGANLFALGEKDEAAVLIKNALGKIEGTKASSICCHLLGIYMRQVKDYAASIKWFQACLANGSNNNQIYRDLATLQSQTNDFKGALVSRKEYWESYPGYRANWTSLAVAQDINGERQQAINTLSQFEKLAEGKIGPSELYEHNECLMYKNDIMFKAAGGNRDKLQNVLKHLNVIEPNVFDKFGLLERKASIYMKMGQFKDASIVYRTLIKRNPDNFNYYPLLEISLGIRSDNKLRKALYGKLQEFYPNCEPPKYLPLTFIQDKEELSKNLEKYVTAQLQRGVPAAFSNLKPLYKKRGKIVSNALEEIVLKYFESLNPKSDHICYIWTGYYLAQHYLFLKDLVKAQHYIDTVISHTPTLVELYILKARIFKHLGLLDEAASILEEGRQLDLQDRFINCKTVKYFLRANKIDKAVDIASVFTKNDDAPNGIKDLHFVEASWFIVEQAEAYYRLHINTVKGIEQLPEDDAADATKLAQLKWDAEKYKGLALKRFYAISKFYKQFEDDQLDFHSYCMRKGTPRAYLEMLQWGNSLYTKPIYVRAMEGASKIYFDIFSENSKIGIVDQDSSASSANYKKVKKESTSLRRRKEEEKKIVAAYGEDQDRDVFGEVLINTEVPLEEFASNFYDNYCKQVNENEKDFVLEFEYQYKAGKLVLCFSALTKYAKKYGIKNGMFGAMAIMLLLGTRDSITTFETIAKKVVLKGFETDFANFPIHERENENYDWLTFFEENYSSKDFSALLYFRRNGIFDPSRISSIILDRLSNYEPYVKDAVLQYEL; from the coding sequence ATGTCCgcaagaagaagaggtgGAAAGGCCAAAGCCGCCTCAAAATTGGTCGCAAAGAAAGATACAGGTCAATTCATTGAAGCATTGAAACTGTAcgaaaataaagaatataagaAGTCGATTAAGATCTTAGATGTTATCCTAAAAAAATCGAGTAGCAATACTGATTCTCTTGTTTTGAAAGGAGCTAACTTGTTTGCCTTAGGTGAGAAAGATGAGGCTGCTGTTTTGATTAAAAATGCTTTGGGAAAAATCGAAGGTACAAAAGCATCAAGTATTTGCTGTCATCTTCTAGGGATTTATATGAGACAAGTCAAAGATTATGCAGCTTCAATCAAGTGGTTTCAAGCATGCTTAGCCAATGGTTCCAATAATAACCAAATCTATAGGGATTTGGCTACATTGCAATCACAGACCAATGATTTCAAAGGCGCACTTGTCTCAAGAAAGGAATACTGGGAATCATATCCAGGCTATCGTGCTAACTGGACTTCGTTGGCGGTAGCACAAGATATTAATGGAGAAAGGCAACAGGCAATTAATACGTTATCCCagtttgaaaaattagctGAAGGTAAAATTGGACCATCAGAATTATATGAGCACAACGAATGCCTTATGTATAAGAACGATATTATGTTCAAAGCTGCTGGCGGAAATAGAGACAAACTACAAAACGTTTTGAAACATCTTAATGTTATTGAACCAAATGTGTTTGATAAGTTCGGTTTGCTCGAAAGGAAAGCTTCAATTTACATGAAAATGGGACAATTCAAAGATGCTTCGATTGTATATAGAACTTTAATCAAAAGAAACCCAGATAACTTTAATTATTACCCATTGTTGGAGATTTCTCTAGGTATTAGAAGTGACAATAAATTAAGAAAAGCACTTTATggaaaattacaagaattcTACCCTAATTGTGAACCACCAAAATATCTGCCTTTGACGTTTATTCAAGATAAAGAAGAGCTTTCTAAGAATCTAGAAAAGTATGTTACTGCCCAACTACAACGTGGTGTTCCAGCAGCTTTCTCTAATCTCAAAcctttatataaaaaaagaGGAAAGATTGTATCGAATGcattagaagaaattgttttGAAATACTTTGAATCATTGAATCCTAAAAGTGACCATATCTGTTATATCTGGACCGGTTACTATTTAGCCCAacattatttgtttttaaaGGATTTAGTTAAAGCACAACATTACATCGATACAGTTATTTCTCATACTCCAACATTAGTTGAACTTTATATTCTAAAGGCAAGGATTTTTAAGCATTTAGGCTTATTAGATGAGGCAGCAAGTATTTTAGAAGAAGGAAGACAATTAGACCTACAAGACAGGTTTATTAATTGTAAGACAGTTAAGTATTTCTTGAGGGCAAACAAGATTGATAAGGCGGTTGATATTGCCTCTGTTTTCACCAAGAATGATGATGCACCGAACGGTATTAAGGATTTACATTTTGTTGAAGCTTCATGGTTCATTGTAGAACAGGCCGAGGCTTACTATAGGCTACATATTAATACAGTAAAAGGAATTGAGCAGCTACCTGAGGATGATGCGGCAGACGCTACTAAATTAGCACAATTAAAGTGGGATGCcgaaaaatataaagggTTGGcattgaaaagattttaCGCTATCTCTAAGTTTTATAAACAATTTGAAGACGACCAGCTCGATTTCCATTCTTATTGTATGAGAAAAGGGACACCAAGGGCATACTTAGAAATGTTGCAATGGGGGAACTCGTTATATACAAAACCTATCTACGTTCGTGCAATGGAAGGTGCTTCTAAGATCTATTTCGATATTTTCTCtgaaaattcaaagataGGTATTGTTGATCAAGATTCATCGGCATCATCTGCTAACTATAAAAAGGTTAAGAAGGAATCGACAAGTTTAAGAAGACGTAAAGAggaagagaagaagattgTAGCTGCATATGGAGAGGACCAAGATCGTGATGTTTTCGGAGAGGTGCTAATTAATACAGAAGTCCCCTTGGAAGAATTTGCATCCAACTTTTATGACAACTATTGCAAACAAGTAaacgaaaatgaaaaagattTCGTTTTAGAATTTGAATACCAATATAAGGCAGGAAAACTGGTGCTGTGTTTTAGTGCCTTGACTAAGTATGCAAAGAAATATGGAATCAAAAATGGTATGTTTGGAGCAATGGCTATCATGTTATTACTAGGGACAAGAGATTCGATAACTACTTTTGAAACCATAGCTAAGAAGGTGGTTCTAAAGGGATTTGAAACTGATTTCGCTAATTTCCCAATACACGAACGTGAGAATGAAAATTATGATTGGTTAACcttttttgaagaaaattatagTTCCAAGGACTTCAGTGCACTGCTATATTTCAGAAGAAACGGAATATTCGATCCTTCTCGAATTTCAAGTATCATATTAGACAGATTGTCTAATTACGAGCCGTATGTCAAGGATGCCGTGTTACAGTATGAACTATAA
- the RTG1 gene encoding Rtg1p (similar to Saccharomyces cerevisiae RTG1 (YOL067C); ancestral locus Anc_3.152) → MNTIPESVSSSVTSTASMQPFQNDRKRRDNINDRIQELLALIPKEFFTDYYNSINSGESTSGETPGSASTPRPKGTGTRDGKPNKGQILTQAVEYITFLQNEVDKRNREEVEMILKIQKLARMVNKSIDDVNLENTSAEVELSKIGVGPLANVVSSNTIDDAPTRDSSNN, encoded by the coding sequence ATGAATACTATACCAGAATCAGTTTCGTCGTCGGTCACATCCACAGCAAGTATGCAACCCTTTCAAAATGATCGAAAACGTAGAGATAACATAAATGATAGAATCCAGGAATTATTAGCCCTAATACCcaaagaatttttcactgATTACTATAATAGCATTAACAGTGGAGAATCTACCTCAGGAGAGACGCCAGGAAGTGCGTCCACACCAAGACCGAAGGGTACAGGTACGCGAGATGGGAAACCGAACAAAGGCCAGATATTGACACAAGCAGTAGAATATATAACGTTTCTTCAAAACGAGGTTGACAAAAGGAACAGagaagaagttgaaatGATACTAAAGATACAGAAACTAGCGAGGATGGTAAATAAGAGTATCGATGACGTGAATCTTGAGAATACCAGTGCTGAAGTCGAGTTATCCAAGATAGGTGTTGGGCCCTTGGCCAATGTTGTATCCAGCAATACTATCGATGATGCCCCCACAAGAGATTCATCGAATAATTAA
- the SIR2 gene encoding NAD-dependent histone deacetylase SIR2 (similar to Saccharomyces cerevisiae SIR2 (YDL042C) and HST1 (YOL068C); ancestral locus Anc_3.151), with the protein MPTMTSKQNDTKKHEYDASPHLGANVKKPKLRPVENPIQNNLDKKGPSTMMGVHGVKDNAINTKKSGNISQNLADDMERLKPVAPSKPIFIGKNPLSNKLVFPAFSKEDTLNARMYLKYMGSKRFLDAYLPNELNSLYLYCLIKLLGFECKDRELIRNIYKYVESNESNSFDNLIYSDLSDPLHKKFTVRLIKDLQKAINKVLCTRLKLPNFSTIDNFVDALKSAKQILVLTGAGVSTSLGIPDFRSSEGFYSKIKHLGLDDPQDVFNYDIFMQDPSVFYNIANMVLPPENIYSPLHSFIKMLYDKGKLLRNYTQNIDNLESYAGIPADKLIQCHGSFATASCVTCHWKLPGEKIFSNIRNLELPLCPYCYEKRKQYFPASDPNEETQVENPLKDRILNSFGVLKPDITFFGEALPSKFHKSIREDILKCDLLICIGTSLKVAPVSEIVNMLPANVPQVLINRDPVRHAEFDISLLGYCDEIATLVTQRCGWEIPHVKWKELKNTRYSFRCKERGCMKWCLSNKTLNAINVYILI; encoded by the coding sequence ATGCCAACTATGACATCCAAACAAAATGATACCAAAAAGCATGAATATGACGCGTCACCTCATCTGGGAGCTAATGTTAAGAAACCAAAATTAAGGCCAGTCGAAAATCCAATCCAAAATAACTTAGATAAAAAAGGACCATCTACTATGATGGGCGTCCATGGGGTGAAGGATAATGCCATCAACACAAAAAAGTCGGGTAACATAAGCCAAAACCTTGCTGATGATATGGAACGCTTGAAACCTGTTGCGCCTAGTAAACCAATTTTTATCGGTAAAAATCCATTATCTAATAAGTTGGTGTTCCCAGCTTTCTCTAAAGAGGATACTTTGAATGCTCGAAtgtatttgaaatatatggGTTCAAAGAGATTTCTCGATGCATATTTACctaatgaattgaattcattataCCTCTATTGCCTGATAAAACTACTGGGTTTTGAGTGTAAAGATAGAGAATTAATaaggaatatatataaatatgttGAATCGAACGAATCCAATTCCTTCGATAATTTAATCTATTCAGATCTTTCAGATCCATTACATAAGAAATTCACTGTGCGACtaattaaagatttacaGAAAGCAATTAATAAAGTTCTATGCACAAGATTAAAACTACCGAATTTTTCCACTATCGATAATTTTGTTGATGCTTTGAAATCTGCAAAACAAATTTTAGTGTTAACTGGGGCGGGTGTTTCCACATCGTTAGGTATTCCAGATTTTAGATCCTCCGAGGGgttttattcaaaaataaagcATCTTGGCCTTGATGACCCACAAGATGTTTTCAATTATGATATATTCATGCAAGATCCGTCTGTATTTTACAACATTGCAAATATGGTTTTGCCGCCggaaaatatttattcacCTTTACATAGTTTTATTAAAATGTTATACGATAAAGGTAAGCTGTTGAGGAACTATACACAAAACATTGATAACTTAGAATCGTATGCTGGTATTCCTGCGGATAAACTGATCCAGTGTCACGGTTCATTCGCCACAGCATCGTGTGTAACTTGTCATTGGAAACTACCAggtgaaaaaatattcagtAATATCAGAAACCTGGAGTTACCTCTTTGCCCATACTGTTACgagaaaaggaaacaataTTTTCCAGCCTCTGATCCTAATGAAGAGACGCAAGTGGAAAATCCGTTGAAAGACAGAATATTGAACTCATTTGGAGTTTTAAAACCAGATATAACATTTTTTGGGGAAGCATTGCCTTCAAAATTCCATAAGAGTATTCGagaagatattttgaaatgtgATTTGCTCATCTGCATTGGTACAAGTCTTAAAGTGGCACCAGTCTCAGAAATTGTCAATATGCTACCGGCGAACGTTCCACAGGTCCTTATTAATAGAGATCCTGTAAGGCATGCTGAGTTTGATATATCATTGCTAGGTTATTGTGATGAAATAGCAACACTGGTAACTCAAAGATGTGGGTGGGAAATTCCTCATGTAAAATGGAAGGAGTTAAAAAATACTAGATATTCATTTCGATGCAAAGAGAGGGGATGTATGAAGTGGTGCCTATCAAATAAGACTTTAAATGCtataaatgtatatatactaATATAG